The following is a genomic window from Enterobacter cloacae.
CAGACCGTGCTGAGCGTGACAAAGCGCAGTTTTTTATGACGCAGATAGTTTTCTGGATGATGGCCGCAACAGATGGCCACGCTAAAAATTTCAGTATTTCTATTGGGCCACAGGGACGTTATCACCTTACACCACTCTATGATGTGTTGTCGGCATGGCCGGTGATCGGTCATGGGAACAATCAGATATCCTGGCAGAAGTGCAAACTGGCGATGGCCGTACGTGGCAGTAGCAACTATTACCAGATATATCGAATACAACGACGCCACTGGATCAGGCATGGTGAGATAACCGGCCTGAGTAAACAGCAGACAGAGGCGATGATAGAGGAAATCATCGCCAGAACCCCGGGTGTCATTGAACGTGTTAGCGGGCTTCTTCCGGACCAGTTCCCCCAGCAGCTTGCGGAAAGTATTTTTGATGGAATGAGGCAGCAATGCAGGCGCCTGGCTGAGAAATGACAGCCGCAATTTATAGTGTGCATGTTTTCAGAATAGCTGATGTAAGCGTGAGGATTCAGTATGACTGAAGAACAAAAAAGAATAGAGCGGGCTATTGAGTTGGCTTGTCGTTACGGCGGAACCGATGAAATGCATCATCTGCAATGGGTCGTGGATCAGATGGTAAGAGAACTTGCTGGAGAACGTTATGCACAGATTGTAGCAGATGCCACCAGCGGAGAAGATGGGCCTGATACTTACAAATGGAGTGTTGGGATCGCGCCTTAGCATCTGTCAGTCTGGGGATGAAAACGTACTTAACATCCAGCGAATTCCCAGACTTCACATTAAGACTAGAGTAACGGCCGCAATCACGTGAGAGAAAAAAATGGCAATTTTAGCAATCATTGCAGTTATCGCCCTGGGTGGGTACGCCTGCGGGTTTATTAAAGCCCGTGAGCTGAGCGCTTTGCGTAAAGAAATGAAACTATACGTGGATCGCATGGAAGCGGCGGAGCTGGACTTACACGCAATCAGAAGTGTAGCGGAGCACCGGTTGCACGGTGCAGGTAAACAGTTTGCCGACCTTTACAGCCGTATCGACGGTGCAACTGTGACGCTGACACCCGAAGATCAGCTGTTACTGGCAACGATGCCATTTAATATTCAGGATGTAGAAGACATCGTAAACGAGCGCGGTCCAAAGACAATTAGCGGCCGTCCATTCTGGGAAGTTGAGCCAGGCCCGCATGACTATGAATATGGCCCGCAATATCCGTATTTCCCAGACCAGCGCTAGGAAGAGATCAAGATGAGAGAGCCAAGACCCCGCCATACCTTGCAGGTCATTCGAGTGCCTTCTCTGGAGGTTCAGGATCTGGGGCTGACCAGCTTTGATAGCTGGCTTGACGAGAACGGTTATGACAAAACGAATGCCAGAAATAACCGTACCATCTGGGCGAGAGAAGGCGGATGGCATCTGAAACGTTGCAGAAATCTGGAAACTGGCACGGACGATTTCTGGTTTATCGCTTTCGATGGTAAAGGCGGAAAGATATACCCGCTGAAAACCCAAAGAGACTACCGGGCTGCATATCGTAAGCTGGAAGCAGAAGGTTATGCACCTGCGGTCATCGAGCAAATGACCACAGGCGCAGCATATAACCTGGCCTATCCACGTTCCACCCTAAAACAAGCTGAGACGGCCACCAGCGAACCAAAGCGGAAACCTGACGTAGATGGGGTCGTCTCAGAAAACGGAATCTATGGTCACTCCCGTTTTTGCAACACCGATTTTGACGACAAGTTGGCTTGCTTGAATCTATCCGGCGTCTGAATGGGATTTTATTCCCGCGCCTTGATGAGTTCCGCGCCTGATGAACCTCCAGAAAATATACGGCTTCAATGAGCCTTTCCGTTTTACAGGTTCCTCAACAGGCCGGTGGGCCGTTAGTATCATCAATATCAGTATTCGCAAAACCAGATCAGTAATTCTTTAAACCGGTGTATTTCTGCCGTTATGCTACATAAGTTTGCTGTCGTGCCGTTAGGGCCCAGGCTATTCTGGCCAGCTTGTTTGCCAGAGCACAAGTGACGACAAAGTTGCTTTTCCGGCACAGTAAATCCCTGACCCAATCGGCCAATTTGCCAGACTGGTGTTCCAGTTTTTGTATGAATACCCTGGCACATTGAACCAACAAAGTTCGGATCTTTTTATTACCTCGCTTACTAATTCCCAGCAATGTCGTCCTACCTCCCGTGCTGTACTGCCGAGGTACAAGCCCTGTTGCCGCCGCAAAGTCACGGCTGCTGGCGTACTGCTTCCCGTCGCCAATCTCAGTTGAAATAGTACTCGCTGTCAGTGTTCCGACGCAGGGAATGCTCAGCAAGCGCTGTCCAACCTCATCTTCGTCCAACTTTCGTTTCAACTGGGATTCCAAATCTTTAATCTGCTCAACAAGATAGTGATAATGCTGTTGTAATTTCAGCAATAACTGGCTGAGGTAAAGAGGCAAACTATTATCCTCAAGAATGGTACTCAGTCGGCTAATAACGGCAGCTCCTCGGGGAACGCTAATGCCAAATTCCAGCAGAAAAGCATGCATTTGATTGGTTGTTTTTACCTTATCCTGAACCAGGGATTCACGGACACGATGCAGAGCCCGCATTGCCTGCTGAGATTCCGTTCTGGGCTGCACAAAACGCATAGACGGACGCGATGCAGCTTCACAAATAGCTTCGGCGTCGACAAAGTCGTTTTTATTGCTTTTAACGAACGGGCGGACAAATTGTGGTGATATCAGCTTTGGGGAATGCCCCAACTCTTCCAACTTGCGTGCCATAAAGTGAGAACCGCCACAGGCTTCCATTGCGATGGTTGTAGCGGGGCATGTCGCCAAAAATTCGATCAACTTTGGCCGGGTAAATTTTTTACGGTAAACAGCCTTCCCGCGACGATCCTGGCAATGAATATGGAAAGAGTTTTTACCCAGATCGATACCAATGAGCGCAATGTTTTCCATGATAGTTCTCCGAATGAAAGCCTGTCCTCAGCATAGTACCGGGAAGGAGGGAGTGACCATCTCATTAAATAAAGCACGCTAAGCCGGTGGCAGCGGTCGCAATGGCCTAAACTTCCCCGCACCGACCTTGGCGCTGCTGCGCCATAGGTAATCGCCGGTCAGGTTGATGTGCTCCCACCCCAGCGGCGACAGATATTGCAACAATGTGTCGTCCAGCGCCGTGCCGTTGCCACGCAAAGCACTGGTGGCACGCTCCAGATATACCGTGTTCCACAACACGATGGCCGCCGTCACCAGATTGAGGCCGCTGGCCCGGTAGCGCTGCTGCTCAAAACTGCGGTCGCGGATTTCACCCAATCGGTAGAAGAAGACCGCCCTGGCCAGCGCGTTGCGCGCCTCGCCCTTATTCAGCCCCGCATGGACGCGGCGGCGCAGCTCCACGCTTTGCAGCCAATCCAAAATGAACAGCGTGCGCTCGATGCGCCCCAGCTCGCGCAACGCCACGGCCAAGCCGTTCTGGCGCGGGTAGCTGCCGAGTTTGCGCAGCATCAGCGAAGCCGTTACCGTGCCTTGCTTGATGGAGGTGGCCAGCCGCAGAATTTCATCCCAATGGGCGCGTATTTGCTTGATGTTCAGCCTGTCGCTGCTAATCATCGGCTTGAGCGCGTCATAGGCGGCATCGCCCTTGGGGATGAATAGCTTGGTTTCGCCCAAGTCACGGATACGCGGCGCGAAGCGAAATCCCAGCAAATGCATCAAGCCAAACACGTGATCGGTGAAGCCTGCCGTGTCGGTGTAGTGTTCCTCGATGCGCAAGTCCGACTCGTGGTACAGCAGGCCATCAAGCACGTAAGTTGAATCACGAATGCCCACGTTGACCACCTTGGCACTGAAGGGCGCGTACTGGTCGGAGATATGGGTGTAGAAAGTCCGTCCTGGACTGCTTCCATACTTCGGGTTGATATGACCAGTGCTTTCTGCTTTGCTGCCGGTTCTGAAGTTCTGGCCGTCCGACGATGACGTGGTGCCGTCACCCCAGTTGCCGGCGAAGGGTTGCCGAAACTGCGCATTCACCAGCTCGGCCAGCGCCGTCGAATAGGTTTCATCGCGGATGTGCCAGGCTTGCAGCCAAGACAGCTTGGCGTAGGTGGTGCCAGGGCAGGACTCGGCCATTTTGGTCAGACCCAGGTTGATCGCGTCGGCCAGGATCGTCGTCAACAGCAAGGTTTTGTCCTTGGCCGTGTCGCTGGTCTTCAGGTGTGTGAAGTGGCGGGTGAAGCCCGTCCATTCATCGACCTCCATCAGCAACTCGGTGATTTTGAGGTGCGGCAGCAGCATAGCTGTCTGGTCGATCATGGCTTGCGCGGCGTCTGGTACTGCCGCGTCCAGCGGCGTGATCTTCAGGCCTGACGCGGTGGTGATGATGGCATCCGGTAAGTCGTTGGCCGCAGCCATGCGGTTGACTGTGGCGAGTTGCGCCTCCAACAATTCCAACCGGTCATGCAGGTATTGGTCGCAGTCGGTGGCCACTGCCAGCGGCAATTCGCTGGCCAGCTTCAAAGTGGCGAACTTCTCGACCGGCACCAGGTATTCGTCGAAGTCCTTGAACTGGCGAGAACCCTGCACCCAGACATCACCGGAGCGCAGCGCGTTCTTCAGCTCCGACAGGGCGCATAACTCGTAGTAACGCCGGTCGATGCCGTCGTCGGTCAGAACCAGCTTTGCCCAGCGCGGCTTGATGAATGCGGTTGGCGCATCGGCGGGCACCTTGCGCGCGCTGTCGCTGTTCATGCCGCGCAGCATGTCGATGGCATCGAGCACACCCTTGGCGGCGGGCGCAGCCCGCAATTTGAGCACGCCCAGGAACTGCGGCGCGTAGCGGCGTAGCGTGGCATAGCTTTCACCGATGTGGTGCAGGAAATCAAAGTCGGCAGGCCGCGCCAATGTTTGCGCTTCGGTGACGCTGGCGGCGAAGGTGTCCCAGGGCATAACGGCCTCGATGGCGGCGAACGGATCGCTGCCGCTTTGCTTGGCCTCAATCAACGCTTGACCGATGCGCCCATACATCCGCACCTTGTCGTTGATCGCCTTGCCGGAAGCCTGGAACTGCTGCTGATGCTTGTTCTTGGCCGCGTTGAACAGCTTGCCGATGATGCGATCGTGAAGGTCGATGATTTCATCGGTGACGGTGGCCATGCCTTCGATGGCCAGCGCTACCAGCGTGGCATAGCGTCGTTGCACCTCGAACTTTGCCAGATCAGCAGGCGTCATCTGGCCACCTTCACGAGCGATTTTGAGCAGGCGGTTCTGGTGAACCTGCCGCTCGATGCCTGCGGGCAGATCAAGTGCTTGCCAGGATTTCAGGCGCTCAATATGTTCGAGCATGTGGCGAGAGTTCGGTTTGGCAGGCGACTGGCGCAGCCATGCCAGCCACGTCACTTTACTGCCGTCCTTGCGCTTGAGAAGTTCGTCCAGGCGCTGACGGTGGGGTGATAACAAAGAATCGGTCAGCGCCGCGTAAATGCGTCGGTTGGCACGGGTGATGGCCTCGGCGCTTGCGCGCTCGATGGCATTCATGGCGGGCAGGATAATGCTCTGCCGCCGCAGATTCTCGACAAGTGCGCTCGCCAGCACGATGCCTTTGTCGGTCTGCAAGGCCAGCTCGGTCAATGTATGCACGGCTTGCCGATAGTGGCTCATGGTGAAGGGCTTGAACCCAAAAACCGTTTGCAGCTCGACCAAGTGCTCCCGCCGTGTCTGTTCGCGCTGGCCGTACTCGCTCCAACTTTCCACTGGCATCTTGAGTTGCGCGGCCACCATGCGCAACAGGGGCGGAAACGGAGGCTCATCGACGCCCAAAAAGGTGCCAGGGAATCGCAAGTAGCAAAGCTGCACAGCGAAGCCCAATCGATTCGCGGCGCCGCGACGCTGACGGATCACCGACAGGTCGGTTTCGTTGAACGTGTAGTGCCGTATCAGTTCGTCTTTGGCATCTGGCAGTGCCAGCAGGCTTTCGCGCTCGGTGGCGGACAGGATTGAGCGGCGTGGCATGGTCAGTCTTCCCGCAGGTACTGGTACAAGGTTTCGCGGCTGATGCCGAAGTCACGGGCCACCAAGGTTTTTTGGTCGCCTGCCGCAACTCGCCGTTTCAACTCGGCAATTTGTTCGCTGTTCAGCGATTTCTTTCGTCCCCGGTAGGCACCGCGCTGCTTGGCCAGCACGATTCCCTCGCGCTGACGTTCGCGGATCAGGGCGCGCTCGAACTCAGCGAAGGCTCCCATGACCGACAGCATCAGATTGGCCATCGGTGAGTCCTCGCCGGTGAACTTCAGCCCTTCTTTGACGAACTCCATGCGCACGCCCCGTTGTGTCAGCCCTTGGACGATGCGGCGCAGGTCATCAAGGTTGCGTGCCAGCCTGTCCATGCTATGCACCACCACGGTGTCGCCCTCGCGGACGAAGGCCAGCAGCCTTTCCAGCTCGGGACGCTGGGTGTCCTTGCCAGAAGCCTTGTCGGTGAACACCCGCGCCACCTGAACACCCTCCAATTGCCGTTCCGGGTTCTGGTCGAAGCTGCTGACGCGGACATAGCCGATGCGTTGACCTTGCAAGATGCCTCCAAAGGCAAAAGTGTCAGGATGAAATCTATTACCTTTGACGGAATATGTCAATCAATAGGAAATTTAACTCTATTCTGACATCGTTTGTCGTTTTCAGAAGACGGCTGCACTGAACGTCAGAAGCCGACTGCACTATAGCAGCGGAGGGGTTGGATCCATCAGGCAACGACGGGCTGCTGCCGGCCATCAGCGGACGCAGGGAGGACTTTCCGCAACCGGCCGTTCGATGCGGCACCGATGGCCTTCGCGCAGGGGTAGTGAATCCGCCAGGATTGACTTGCGCTGCCCTACCTCTCACTAGTGAGGGGCGGCAGCGCATCAAGCGGTGAGCGCACTCCGGCACCGCCAACTTTCAGCACATGCGTGTAAATCATCGTCGTAGAGACGTCGGAATGGC
Proteins encoded in this region:
- the tnpA gene encoding transposase, giving the protein MPRRSILSATERESLLALPDAKDELIRHYTFNETDLSVIRQRRGAANRLGFAVQLCYLRFPGTFLGVDEPPFPPLLRMVAAQLKMPVESWSEYGQREQTRREHLVELQTVFGFKPFTMSHYRQAVHTLTELALQTDKGIVLASALVENLRRQSIILPAMNAIERASAEAITRANRRIYAALTDSLLSPHRQRLDELLKRKDGSKVTWLAWLRQSPAKPNSRHMLEHIERLKSWQALDLPAGIERQVHQNRLLKIAREGGQMTPADLAKFEVQRRYATLVALAIEGMATVTDEIIDLHDRIIGKLFNAAKNKHQQQFQASGKAINDKVRMYGRIGQALIEAKQSGSDPFAAIEAVMPWDTFAASVTEAQTLARPADFDFLHHIGESYATLRRYAPQFLGVLKLRAAPAAKGVLDAIDMLRGMNSDSARKVPADAPTAFIKPRWAKLVLTDDGIDRRYYELCALSELKNALRSGDVWVQGSRQFKDFDEYLVPVEKFATLKLASELPLAVATDCDQYLHDRLELLEAQLATVNRMAAANDLPDAIITTASGLKITPLDAAVPDAAQAMIDQTAMLLPHLKITELLMEVDEWTGFTRHFTHLKTSDTAKDKTLLLTTILADAINLGLTKMAESCPGTTYAKLSWLQAWHIRDETYSTALAELVNAQFRQPFAGNWGDGTTSSSDGQNFRTGSKAESTGHINPKYGSSPGRTFYTHISDQYAPFSAKVVNVGIRDSTYVLDGLLYHESDLRIEEHYTDTAGFTDHVFGLMHLLGFRFAPRIRDLGETKLFIPKGDAAYDALKPMISSDRLNIKQIRAHWDEILRLATSIKQGTVTASLMLRKLGSYPRQNGLAVALRELGRIERTLFILDWLQSVELRRRVHAGLNKGEARNALARAVFFYRLGEIRDRSFEQQRYRASGLNLVTAAIVLWNTVYLERATSALRGNGTALDDTLLQYLSPLGWEHINLTGDYLWRSSAKVGAGKFRPLRPLPPA
- a CDS encoding IS110 family transposase, with protein sequence MENIALIGIDLGKNSFHIHCQDRRGKAVYRKKFTRPKLIEFLATCPATTIAMEACGGSHFMARKLEELGHSPKLISPQFVRPFVKSNKNDFVDAEAICEAASRPSMRFVQPRTESQQAMRALHRVRESLVQDKVKTTNQMHAFLLEFGISVPRGAAVISRLSTILEDNSLPLYLSQLLLKLQQHYHYLVEQIKDLESQLKRKLDEDEVGQRLLSIPCVGTLTASTISTEIGDGKQYASSRDFAAATGLVPRQYSTGGRTTLLGISKRGNKKIRTLLVQCARVFIQKLEHQSGKLADWVRDLLCRKSNFVVTCALANKLARIAWALTARQQTYVA
- the tnpR gene encoding resolvase, translating into MQGQRIGYVRVSSFDQNPERQLEGVQVARVFTDKASGKDTQRPELERLLAFVREGDTVVVHSMDRLARNLDDLRRIVQGLTQRGVRMEFVKEGLKFTGEDSPMANLMLSVMGAFAEFERALIRERQREGIVLAKQRGAYRGRKKSLNSEQIAELKRRVAAGDQKTLVARDFGISRETLYQYLRED